From a single Candidatus Limnocylindria bacterium genomic region:
- a CDS encoding MBL fold metallo-hydrolase has product MTLRVTFIGSGNAFADGGRSHACIHVSAPGVSLLLDCGGSSLPGIKREVDPEAIDAIAISHLHGDHFGGIPYLVIEQHFAGRTAPLAVGGPRALTDRLRAAELALYPDFFRKTKVRFPIREIVLGAKETEFGGALVSALPVKHVAESDPHGLRVRVGDKVVAYSGDAIWSDELARVAKGADLFICDASFFDTDDPSHISYRTLMSHRDALDCKRVVLTHLGAETLARIGELELDHAVDGASLVV; this is encoded by the coding sequence TTGACCCTTCGCGTCACGTTCATCGGTAGCGGCAATGCGTTCGCGGACGGCGGACGATCGCATGCCTGTATCCACGTCAGCGCTCCGGGCGTCTCGTTGCTGCTGGACTGCGGAGGCTCGTCACTGCCCGGGATCAAGCGCGAGGTCGATCCGGAGGCCATCGATGCGATCGCGATCAGCCATCTGCACGGCGATCACTTCGGCGGCATCCCCTACCTGGTGATCGAGCAGCATTTCGCGGGGCGGACCGCACCGCTCGCGGTCGGCGGTCCGCGCGCGCTCACGGACCGGCTGCGCGCCGCCGAGTTGGCGCTCTATCCCGACTTCTTCCGCAAGACCAAGGTCCGGTTCCCGATCCGCGAGATCGTGCTGGGCGCGAAGGAGACGGAGTTCGGTGGCGCGCTCGTGAGCGCGCTACCCGTCAAGCATGTAGCGGAGTCGGATCCGCACGGCCTGCGCGTGCGGGTCGGTGACAAGGTCGTCGCCTATTCAGGAGACGCGATCTGGAGCGACGAGCTCGCCCGCGTCGCGAAGGGCGCGGATCTCTTCATCTGCGACGCGTCGTTCTTCGACACCGATGACCCATCGCACATCTCGTATCGCACGTTGATGTCGCACCGCGACGCGCTCGACTGCAAACGGGTCGTCCTCACGCATCTCGGCGCGGAGACGCTGGCGCGCATCGGTGAGCTCGAGCTCGACCATGCGGTCGACGGCGCGAGTCTCGTGGTCTGA
- the iolD gene encoding 3D-(3,5/4)-trihydroxycyclohexane-1,2-dione acylhydrolase (decyclizing) gives MAQALVRFLASQYVERDGVEQRFFAGCWGIFGHGNVAGVGQALQERPDDLRYYQARNEQAMVHAACGYAKMRDRLATFACTTSIGPGATNMVTGAALATINRLPVLLLPGDVFSSRAPDPVLQQLEVPWAGDISVNDVFRPVSRYFDRIMRPGQIIPAALAAMRVLVSPADTGAVTLALPQDVQAEAFDVPEEFLAKRTWHIERRLPEAAAIMRATDLIGAAKRPLIVAGGGVIYSGATEALRKWVDATGIPVAETQAGKGALPFDHALALGAIGVTGTSAANEIAREADLVIGIGTRWTDFTTASKTAFQDGKVRFINVNVAEIDAQKHAGLALVGDARATIEALASRVHTVEPPYREKAERLAREWSKEVDRLCSLGHTPLPAQSEVIGAVNEVAGLRDVVVCAAGSMPGDLHKLWRAPDPKGYHVEYGFSTMGYEIAGGLGVKMAAPDREVYVLVGDGSYLMMAQELVTAVQERIKIVVIVVDNHGYASIGGLSRSLGSQGFGTQYRYRKSGSLGLDREGPQGDTLPIDFAANAASLGAIAKRVRTITELRAALTEAKRVDRPYVVTIETDRYESVPAYGSWWDVAPAEVSGLPEVRGSRERYEKGRKAARHHLRPPQ, from the coding sequence ATGGCGCAGGCATTGGTGCGATTCCTCGCGAGCCAGTACGTCGAGCGCGATGGCGTTGAGCAGCGCTTCTTCGCCGGCTGCTGGGGCATCTTCGGTCACGGTAACGTCGCCGGCGTCGGACAGGCGCTCCAGGAGCGGCCAGACGATCTCCGTTACTACCAGGCGCGCAACGAGCAGGCGATGGTGCACGCTGCGTGTGGCTACGCGAAGATGCGCGATCGGCTCGCGACGTTCGCATGCACGACATCGATCGGCCCCGGGGCGACGAACATGGTCACGGGCGCCGCCCTCGCGACGATCAACCGACTCCCCGTCCTGCTCCTGCCGGGCGACGTGTTCTCGTCGCGCGCGCCCGACCCGGTGCTCCAGCAACTGGAGGTGCCGTGGGCCGGCGATATCTCGGTGAACGACGTGTTCCGCCCGGTCTCGCGCTACTTCGACCGCATCATGCGTCCCGGGCAGATCATCCCGGCCGCGCTCGCGGCGATGCGCGTGCTCGTAAGCCCCGCCGACACCGGCGCGGTCACGCTCGCGCTCCCACAGGACGTGCAGGCCGAGGCTTTCGACGTCCCTGAGGAGTTCCTCGCAAAACGGACGTGGCACATCGAACGTCGCCTGCCTGAAGCTGCGGCCATCATGCGCGCGACCGACCTCATCGGCGCCGCGAAGCGCCCGCTCATCGTGGCGGGCGGCGGCGTCATCTACTCCGGCGCGACTGAGGCGCTGCGAAAGTGGGTCGACGCGACCGGGATACCGGTCGCTGAGACGCAGGCGGGAAAGGGCGCGCTCCCCTTCGATCATGCACTCGCTCTCGGCGCGATCGGCGTCACCGGTACGTCCGCCGCGAACGAGATCGCGCGCGAGGCAGACCTCGTCATCGGCATCGGCACGCGCTGGACGGACTTCACGACCGCGTCGAAGACGGCGTTCCAGGACGGGAAGGTGCGCTTCATCAACGTGAACGTCGCGGAGATCGACGCGCAGAAGCATGCTGGGCTCGCGCTGGTCGGTGATGCGCGCGCCACGATCGAGGCGCTCGCGAGCCGGGTCCATACGGTCGAACCGCCGTACCGCGAGAAAGCGGAACGGCTCGCACGTGAGTGGTCGAAGGAGGTGGACCGCCTCTGCTCGCTCGGTCACACGCCCCTCCCCGCGCAGAGTGAGGTGATCGGCGCGGTGAACGAGGTCGCTGGTCTGCGCGACGTCGTCGTGTGCGCAGCGGGCTCGATGCCCGGCGACCTCCACAAACTGTGGCGCGCGCCCGATCCAAAGGGTTACCACGTCGAATACGGCTTCTCGACGATGGGATACGAGATCGCGGGCGGCCTCGGGGTGAAGATGGCCGCGCCAGATCGCGAGGTGTACGTGCTGGTCGGCGACGGGAGCTATCTGATGATGGCGCAGGAGCTCGTGACCGCGGTTCAGGAGCGGATCAAGATCGTCGTCATCGTCGTCGACAACCACGGCTACGCATCGATCGGCGGTCTATCGCGCTCGCTCGGATCTCAGGGCTTCGGCACGCAGTACCGGTATCGCAAGTCGGGGTCGCTCGGACTCGACCGCGAGGGCCCGCAGGGCGACACGCTTCCGATCGACTTCGCGGCGAACGCCGCGAGCCTCGGCGCGATCGCGAAGCGCGTGCGCACGATCACCGAGCTACGCGCCGCGCTGACCGAGGCAAAGCGAGTCGATCGCCCGTATGTCGTCACGATCGAGACCGATCGCTACGAGAGCGTGCCCGCGTACGGATCGTGGTGGGACGTCGCGCCCGCGGAGGTCTCCGGTCTTCCAGAGGTGCGGGGGTCGCGGGAGCGCTATGAAAAGGGGCGCAAGGCCGCGCGCCATCACCTGCGCCCGCCCCAGTGA
- a CDS encoding Gfo/Idh/MocA family oxidoreductase, whose translation MRVAILGVGRLGAFHAKVLSETKDVNELRVYDSDPARAKEVAGSLKAQAAASVDEALKGVDTAVIVTPTDTHAPLIKKCLDARIATFCEKPIAIGVPETRDIVAHVERAKGRLQIGFQRRFDAGYRTARDAIRAGHLGNVYSFLMVSCDRLPPPDAYIATSGGEFKDQLIHDLDITRWLFGQEAVEVTATGSTLGVPQYEAMGDVGTSAVLLRLSGGTLGLITGLRHNEAGYDIHVEIHGAKDTLAIGIDPRTPWRSVERDAPPLAGPPYPSFFVRFDGAYRAELAHFLRFARGEAENACTAADALEALRIAEAASRSYRERRTVKLAEVN comes from the coding sequence GTGCGTGTCGCCATCCTCGGTGTCGGACGTCTCGGCGCGTTCCACGCAAAGGTCCTGAGTGAAACGAAGGACGTGAACGAGCTTCGCGTGTACGACTCGGACCCCGCCCGCGCGAAAGAGGTCGCCGGCTCGCTGAAAGCGCAGGCTGCCGCGAGCGTGGACGAGGCGCTGAAGGGTGTGGACACCGCGGTCATCGTGACGCCGACGGACACGCACGCCCCGCTCATCAAGAAGTGCCTCGACGCGCGCATCGCAACGTTCTGCGAGAAGCCGATCGCGATCGGCGTCCCCGAAACGCGCGACATCGTCGCGCACGTCGAGCGTGCGAAGGGTCGGCTCCAGATCGGTTTCCAGCGCCGCTTCGACGCCGGCTATCGGACGGCGCGCGATGCGATCCGCGCCGGGCACCTCGGCAACGTGTACTCGTTCCTCATGGTGAGCTGCGACAGGCTGCCACCGCCGGACGCATACATCGCGACGTCGGGCGGGGAGTTCAAGGACCAGCTCATCCACGATCTCGACATCACGCGCTGGCTGTTCGGCCAGGAGGCGGTCGAGGTGACCGCGACCGGGTCGACGCTCGGTGTCCCCCAGTACGAGGCGATGGGAGATGTCGGCACATCCGCGGTCCTGCTTCGTCTCTCCGGCGGCACGCTCGGTCTCATCACCGGGCTGCGCCACAACGAAGCGGGGTACGACATCCACGTCGAGATCCATGGCGCCAAAGACACGCTCGCTATCGGCATCGACCCGCGCACGCCCTGGCGGTCGGTCGAGCGGGATGCGCCTCCGCTCGCCGGGCCGCCGTACCCGTCGTTCTTCGTCCGCTTCGACGGCGCGTATCGCGCCGAGCTCGCGCACTTCCTGCGCTTCGCGCGCGGCGAGGCAGAGAACGCGTGCACGGCCGCGGATGCGCTGGAGGCGCTGCGTATCGCTGAGGCTGCGAGCCGCTCCTACCGCGAGCGGCGGACCGTAAAGCTCGCCGAGGTCAATTGA
- a CDS encoding ABC transporter ATP-binding protein, with protein MPEIHLRLDHVTKTFEGVTAVDDISFEVPRGSFATLLGPSGCGKTTTLRMIAGFYDPDKGDIILGGKRINELPAHRRGTAMVFQDYALFPHMTVKGNVSYGLRVAGVAGAEREKRVDDTLQFVGLAGLGDRWPNQLSGGQQQRVAVGRALVLQPQILLLDEPLSNLDAKLRVQLRWELRSLQQRLGMTFVYVTHDQDEALSLSDWIAVMNAGKVEQAGTPWEIYYHPRTAFLADFVGAVNIIPGTVREVRGDEVVVAFGERSVTVRMPAGLALSAGREVHLCVRPEALALRPPSADPDGVRIPGTVARRAFLGDLMRYWVTVDGREWIVDQPDPGAAADFDGPVTVAVKPERIHIIAQQ; from the coding sequence GTGCCTGAGATCCACTTGCGGCTCGACCACGTCACGAAGACGTTCGAGGGCGTCACCGCCGTCGACGACATCTCGTTCGAGGTCCCGCGCGGGTCGTTCGCGACGCTGCTCGGCCCATCCGGCTGCGGGAAGACGACGACGCTGCGAATGATCGCGGGGTTCTACGACCCCGACAAAGGCGACATCATCCTGGGCGGGAAGCGGATCAACGAGCTCCCCGCACATCGCCGCGGCACCGCAATGGTGTTCCAGGACTACGCCCTCTTCCCGCACATGACGGTCAAAGGCAACGTGTCGTACGGACTGCGCGTCGCCGGCGTCGCGGGCGCCGAGCGCGAGAAGCGCGTCGACGACACACTGCAATTCGTCGGACTCGCCGGCCTTGGAGACCGTTGGCCGAACCAGCTCTCCGGCGGACAGCAGCAGCGCGTCGCGGTGGGTCGTGCGCTCGTGCTCCAGCCCCAGATCCTGCTGCTCGACGAGCCGCTCTCGAACCTCGACGCCAAGCTGCGCGTGCAGCTGCGGTGGGAGCTTCGCTCGCTGCAGCAAAGACTTGGCATGACGTTCGTCTACGTCACGCACGACCAGGACGAGGCGCTCTCCCTGTCGGACTGGATCGCCGTGATGAACGCCGGCAAGGTCGAGCAGGCCGGTACCCCATGGGAGATCTACTACCACCCGCGCACGGCCTTCCTCGCGGATTTCGTCGGTGCGGTGAACATCATCCCGGGCACGGTCCGCGAGGTGCGCGGCGATGAGGTCGTGGTCGCCTTCGGCGAGCGGTCGGTCACCGTGCGCATGCCCGCGGGGCTCGCGCTGAGCGCCGGACGCGAGGTCCACCTCTGCGTGCGACCAGAGGCGCTCGCGCTCCGTCCGCCGTCCGCCGATCCCGACGGCGTGCGTATCCCCGGCACGGTCGCGCGCCGCGCCTTCCTCGGCGATCTCATGCGGTACTGGGTGACCGTCGACGGGCGCGAGTGGATCGTGGATCAGCCCGATCCGGGCGCGGCGGCTGACTTCGATGGTCCCGTCACCGTTGCCGTGAAGCCGGAGCGCATCCACATCATCGCCCAGCAGTAG
- a CDS encoding substrate-binding domain-containing protein, protein MTPVLDRRTFLKGLGVVTVAAACGGAATPSPTATTAVATATAAPTAAPVTGTISVYSALNQSTNDQFFAAFKAAYPGVSIDLLPLAAAGELQTRITAEKASPKADIFIGGSSEFHDPLGKQGLLEAYISPNAKDIAAQFKEPTGLWTGWYTGIFGFISNNDRLTKEIAGKKPATWDDLLDPAWKGKLILPSPTLTGGGYIFIATQIFRFNKDEDKAMAYMKSLHANIAQYIPTSPGALTLIDQGQFVGCPNWSHDILTEKTKGNPVDLTVPADTGFEVGAISIIKGTKNLAAAKALVDWSITKEAGDLNVKLSNRGSTRTDVAAAPGSPGLTSVKLVNYDRQWATDNKTRLLQKWQQTVGL, encoded by the coding sequence ATGACGCCAGTGCTCGACCGACGCACATTCCTCAAGGGACTTGGAGTCGTCACGGTGGCGGCCGCCTGCGGTGGCGCCGCGACGCCGTCTCCGACGGCGACGACCGCTGTCGCGACCGCGACCGCGGCACCGACCGCAGCGCCCGTTACGGGCACGATCTCGGTGTACTCGGCACTCAACCAGTCGACGAACGATCAGTTCTTCGCCGCGTTCAAGGCCGCCTACCCAGGCGTCAGCATCGACCTGCTGCCTCTCGCGGCGGCCGGCGAGCTGCAGACCCGGATCACCGCTGAGAAGGCCAGCCCGAAGGCGGACATCTTCATCGGCGGATCGAGCGAGTTCCACGACCCGCTCGGAAAGCAAGGACTGCTCGAGGCGTACATCTCGCCGAACGCGAAGGACATCGCAGCGCAGTTCAAGGAGCCGACCGGACTCTGGACCGGCTGGTACACCGGCATCTTCGGCTTCATCTCGAACAACGACCGTCTCACCAAGGAGATCGCAGGTAAGAAACCGGCGACCTGGGACGATCTGCTCGACCCGGCGTGGAAGGGCAAGCTCATCCTGCCCAGCCCGACCCTTACCGGCGGCGGCTACATCTTCATCGCCACGCAGATCTTCCGATTCAACAAGGACGAAGACAAGGCGATGGCGTACATGAAGAGCCTCCACGCCAACATCGCGCAGTACATCCCGACGTCACCGGGCGCGTTGACGCTCATCGACCAGGGTCAGTTCGTCGGCTGCCCGAACTGGAGCCACGACATCCTGACCGAGAAGACCAAGGGCAACCCGGTCGACCTGACCGTCCCGGCCGACACAGGCTTCGAGGTCGGCGCGATCAGCATCATCAAGGGCACGAAGAACCTCGCCGCCGCCAAGGCCCTCGTCGACTGGTCCATCACGAAGGAGGCCGGCGACCTCAACGTGAAGCTCAGCAACCGCGGCTCGACCCGCACCGACGTGGCAGCGGCTCCGGGCTCACCCGGCCTGACGTCCGTGAAGCTTGTGAACTACGACCGCCAGTGGGCGACCGACAACAAGACCCGCCTCCTCCAGAAATGGCAGCAAACGGTGGGTCTCTAG
- a CDS encoding HAD-IA family hydrolase, translated as MTQIRGVLFDWGDTLFSPPDAGKVIVAAGAERGVRIDPEEARALWSELWDAGKTPDELAKGRDLSAGAHREVWTALFERANTAVPNVAKTLYERVMDPRAWIPYPDTEPTLRALRARGLRIGIVSNVPQDLRPIFAAHHLADLVDAFTHSFEVGAEKPDPAIFLHACEALGTRPAETLMVGDHPVADAGALEAGLQFQLLPPDGAAEKPRGLDQVVELVDRS; from the coding sequence GTGACGCAGATCCGCGGCGTGCTGTTCGACTGGGGCGACACGCTGTTCTCACCACCGGATGCCGGAAAGGTCATCGTGGCGGCCGGCGCGGAGCGCGGCGTCCGGATCGATCCCGAAGAGGCGCGCGCGCTCTGGAGCGAGCTGTGGGACGCCGGGAAGACGCCGGACGAGCTTGCGAAGGGTCGCGACCTGTCGGCTGGTGCGCACCGCGAGGTCTGGACGGCGCTCTTCGAGCGCGCGAACACCGCGGTGCCCAACGTTGCGAAGACGTTGTACGAGCGCGTGATGGACCCGCGCGCGTGGATCCCCTACCCGGACACCGAGCCGACGCTTCGAGCGCTGCGCGCACGCGGCTTGAGGATCGGGATCGTGAGCAACGTGCCGCAGGACCTGCGACCGATCTTCGCGGCCCACCACCTGGCCGATCTGGTCGATGCCTTCACTCACTCGTTCGAGGTCGGCGCCGAGAAGCCCGACCCCGCGATCTTTCTCCATGCGTGCGAAGCGCTCGGCACGAGACCGGCCGAGACGCTCATGGTCGGCGATCATCCCGTCGCCGACGCTGGCGCGCTGGAAGCGGGACTGCAGTTCCAGCTGTTGCCGCCTGACGGCGCAGCGGAGAAGCCGCGCGGTCTCGACCAAGTCGTGGAGCTGGTCGATCGGTCCTAG
- a CDS encoding iron ABC transporter permease gives MRNLQREPGVLLALLAVIALVLVFIVYPQVRVVVTPGTAYVDFLSAGSWVKPFLNSLQVMALSTTTAVLIGFVFAYAMVYTDMRWKPLFRLIGILPLLSPPFVVAASYILLFGPRGVITYGVFGQTISIFGLGGIWGVQTIAFFPFAYQLIADVLSRSDARMEQAARNLGAGPWSVFRTVTLPLSRPGLGAAILTTAIYVVEDFGNPALVGGQFTVLPTQAYGLISGFGDLPSAAAVSTILLSLALALYLAKIRLDGGQSFVTVSGRASSMPRPPVPAWLSWACFALCAALCGMILLVYGSLVVSAFTLTFPVNTSFTTSHFEYVFSGVNGVALRNTLVYGLSAAAFSSLFALLAAWLVQRGAWSGRRVLDFLLIMPAAVPGLFFGIGYATAFNEAWLDWLNRGVLIIISMIFWNIPVGYQAAVAGLRQIDRTMDEAATSLGASSLRGFRDVLLPMLGGSLRVGFVTTFVRAVTTLSVVIFLFTPGTTVATIRIFQLVNDLDWGGATAFTVIDIGMAIVALSVLAVLARGRIALGAARA, from the coding sequence ATGCGCAACTTGCAGCGCGAGCCGGGTGTCCTGCTCGCGCTGCTTGCTGTCATAGCGCTCGTGCTCGTCTTCATCGTCTATCCGCAGGTTCGGGTCGTCGTTACACCAGGCACGGCCTACGTGGACTTCCTCTCCGCCGGCAGCTGGGTGAAGCCCTTCCTGAACTCGCTCCAGGTGATGGCTCTCTCCACCACGACGGCCGTGCTCATCGGCTTCGTCTTCGCGTACGCGATGGTCTACACCGACATGCGCTGGAAGCCGCTGTTCAGGCTCATCGGCATCCTGCCGCTCCTGTCGCCGCCGTTCGTCGTCGCCGCGTCGTACATCCTGCTGTTCGGGCCGCGCGGCGTGATCACCTATGGCGTCTTCGGGCAGACGATCAGCATCTTCGGACTGGGCGGGATCTGGGGCGTGCAGACGATCGCGTTCTTCCCGTTCGCGTACCAGCTCATCGCGGACGTCCTTTCGCGCAGCGATGCGCGCATGGAGCAGGCCGCGCGCAATCTCGGTGCCGGCCCGTGGTCCGTGTTCCGGACCGTGACGCTGCCGCTCTCTCGCCCCGGGCTCGGCGCCGCGATCCTCACCACCGCGATCTACGTCGTAGAGGACTTCGGGAACCCGGCGCTGGTCGGCGGTCAGTTCACGGTGCTACCGACACAGGCCTACGGGCTCATCAGCGGGTTCGGCGACCTACCGAGCGCGGCGGCGGTGAGCACGATCCTGCTCTCCCTGGCACTCGCCCTCTATCTCGCGAAGATCCGTCTCGACGGAGGGCAGTCGTTCGTCACCGTAAGCGGGCGAGCGTCATCGATGCCACGCCCGCCGGTACCCGCCTGGCTCTCATGGGCATGCTTCGCGCTGTGCGCCGCGCTCTGCGGGATGATCCTCCTGGTCTACGGGTCGCTCGTCGTGAGCGCCTTCACGCTCACGTTCCCCGTCAACACCTCCTTCACCACGAGCCACTTCGAGTACGTCTTCTCGGGCGTGAACGGGGTCGCACTCCGCAACACGCTCGTCTACGGCCTCTCCGCGGCCGCGTTCTCGTCGCTGTTCGCGCTCCTCGCGGCCTGGCTGGTCCAGCGGGGCGCATGGTCGGGACGCCGGGTGCTCGACTTCCTTTTGATCATGCCCGCCGCCGTGCCCGGCCTGTTCTTTGGCATCGGCTACGCAACGGCGTTCAACGAGGCATGGCTCGACTGGCTCAACCGCGGTGTCCTCATCATCATCTCGATGATCTTCTGGAACATCCCGGTCGGATACCAGGCCGCCGTCGCCGGTCTCCGGCAGATCGATCGCACCATGGACGAGGCGGCCACGAGCCTCGGCGCATCGAGCCTGCGCGGTTTCCGCGACGTGCTCCTACCCATGCTCGGCGGGTCGCTGCGGGTCGGATTCGTCACGACATTCGTTCGCGCGGTCACGACGCTCTCCGTCGTCATCTTCCTGTTCACGCCAGGCACCACGGTGGCAACGATCCGCATCTTCCAGCTGGTCAACGATCTCGACTGGGGAGGCGCGACTGCGTTCACGGTGATCGACATCGGTATGGCGATCGTCGCGCTCAGCGTCTTGGCGGTACTCGCGCGCGGCCGGATCGCGCTTGGGGCAGCTCGTGCCTGA
- a CDS encoding TIM barrel protein codes for MNTPRIRIGTAPISWGACEIPNWGDQLPYGQVLDEMAASGYEGTELGPWSYLPSDPTTLRRELDARDLTLAGAFCPVTLHDRDRLEASMRVARNTVDLLAAAGAPVLVLAEAGDETRTAIAGRVPADGSAGFSHGEWRRFSDGVNHVARYAREQGLVTAFHPHVASYVERPEEIDRLMRDTDPTLVGLCLDTGHVAYGGGDPAEIARTHAQRVRHVHLKDLRREVRADALARRLGFRDAVSLGVFAPLGDGSLDLRGTLSALRRVGYSGWLIVEQDVRLGVSPIAAPLRDAKRSRAFLTEVLAG; via the coding sequence ATGAACACACCGCGCATTCGCATCGGCACCGCTCCGATCAGCTGGGGCGCATGTGAGATCCCGAACTGGGGCGATCAGCTTCCGTACGGCCAGGTCCTCGACGAGATGGCCGCGAGCGGGTATGAAGGCACCGAGCTGGGCCCCTGGTCGTATCTTCCATCTGACCCAACGACGCTCCGCCGCGAGCTCGACGCGCGCGACCTCACGCTCGCTGGAGCGTTCTGTCCGGTCACGCTCCACGATCGAGATCGGCTTGAGGCGTCGATGCGCGTCGCACGCAACACTGTCGATCTGCTCGCCGCGGCAGGCGCACCAGTCCTCGTGCTCGCCGAGGCCGGAGACGAGACGCGCACAGCGATCGCCGGCCGTGTGCCCGCGGATGGCTCGGCGGGCTTCAGCCACGGCGAATGGCGCCGCTTCAGCGACGGCGTGAATCACGTCGCGCGCTACGCGCGTGAGCAGGGTCTCGTCACCGCGTTCCATCCGCATGTTGCGAGCTACGTCGAGCGGCCCGAAGAGATCGACCGTCTCATGCGCGACACCGACCCCACGCTCGTGGGGTTGTGCCTTGATACCGGCCACGTCGCGTACGGCGGAGGCGATCCGGCGGAGATCGCACGCACGCACGCGCAGCGTGTACGGCACGTGCACCTCAAAGACCTGCGACGTGAGGTCCGGGCCGACGCGCTCGCGCGACGCTTGGGTTTCCGCGACGCCGTCAGCCTTGGTGTGTTCGCGCCACTCGGTGACGGGTCGCTCGATCTGCGTGGGACGCTGAGCGCGCTCCGCAGGGTGGGTTACAGCGGCTGGCTGATCGTCGAGCAGGACGTTCGACTTGGCGTGAGCCCGATCGCGGCGCCGCTGCGCGACGCGAAGCGCAGTCGCGCGTTCCTGACCGAGGTGCTCGCGGGGTGA
- the iolB gene encoding 5-deoxy-glucuronate isomerase, giving the protein MTSLLVSAQEPDADGCVMRITPESAGWRYVGFEVYRIAAGSRLRRELPRRETCVVVLGGSCDIRSEAGDWKGVGTRATPFDGPPAGAYLPPGAAFEIAARSGPVEVALGHAPAKHGATARVLAPGDARLEIRGSGAMERRIHHILMEDASAESLLVTEVVTPGGHWSSYPPHKHDTNDPPRETALEETYYHRLREERGFALQRVYTADRSLDQSLAPRSGDCVLVPRGFHTVSAPPGYDLYYLNVMAGPLRQWSVTFDPDHRRLLG; this is encoded by the coding sequence GTGACGAGTCTGCTCGTCAGCGCGCAGGAGCCTGACGCCGACGGCTGCGTCATGCGGATCACGCCGGAAAGCGCTGGCTGGCGATACGTTGGCTTCGAGGTCTACCGGATCGCGGCCGGGTCGCGTCTGCGGCGTGAACTACCTCGGCGCGAAACGTGCGTCGTCGTTCTCGGAGGCAGCTGCGACATCCGCTCGGAGGCTGGCGATTGGAAGGGCGTGGGGACGCGCGCGACACCGTTCGACGGTCCACCCGCCGGTGCGTATCTCCCTCCAGGCGCGGCGTTCGAGATCGCCGCGCGTTCCGGGCCAGTCGAGGTCGCGCTCGGTCATGCGCCGGCGAAGCATGGCGCGACGGCGCGCGTCCTCGCTCCGGGCGATGCTCGTCTCGAGATCCGCGGGAGCGGGGCGATGGAGCGGCGGATCCACCACATCCTCATGGAAGACGCGTCTGCCGAGTCGCTGCTCGTGACGGAGGTCGTGACGCCGGGCGGACACTGGTCCAGCTACCCGCCGCACAAGCACGACACGAATGACCCGCCGCGGGAGACCGCGCTCGAGGAAACGTACTACCACCGGCTGCGCGAGGAGCGCGGCTTCGCGCTGCAGCGTGTGTACACCGCCGACCGCTCGCTGGATCAGAGCCTCGCGCCGCGTAGCGGTGACTGTGTTCTCGTGCCCCGCGGCTTCCACACTGTCTCGGCGCCCCCGGGGTACGACCTGTACTACCTCAACGTCATGGCGGGCCCGCTCCGCCAGTGGAGCGTGACCTTCGACCCCGATCATCGTCGCCTTCTGGGCTGA
- a CDS encoding aldo/keto reductase → MIPLAPFGSTGHRSTRTLFGAAALSRVTQEVADGVLDLVERHGINHIDTAASYGDAELRIAPWIAGAGRDRFFVATKTGKRTYTEARDEIRLSLRRLGTDHVDLIQLHNLVDETEWQTAFATDGALRAAVEARDAGLVRFIGVTGHGLQAPAQHRRSLERFPFDSVLFPYNYVQLRDPNYTRDVKALMALCETRGVAMQTIKAITIGPWHAERPATPTTWYEPLHDQRDIDLAVGWVLGDPRVFLNTVGDVGLLPLVLDAASRGGGRPSDGEMDELARRREMTPFFVA, encoded by the coding sequence GTGATCCCGCTCGCCCCGTTCGGCAGCACCGGCCATCGGAGCACCCGCACGCTCTTTGGCGCGGCGGCGCTTTCACGCGTGACGCAGGAGGTCGCGGACGGTGTGCTCGACCTGGTGGAACGTCACGGGATCAACCACATCGACACGGCTGCCAGCTACGGCGACGCCGAGCTGCGCATCGCTCCCTGGATCGCGGGCGCAGGACGCGACCGCTTCTTCGTTGCGACGAAGACCGGTAAGAGGACCTACACCGAAGCGCGGGACGAGATCCGCCTCTCGCTCCGGCGGCTGGGGACCGACCACGTGGATCTCATCCAGCTCCACAACCTGGTCGACGAGACGGAGTGGCAGACCGCGTTCGCGACCGATGGCGCGCTCCGCGCCGCGGTCGAGGCGCGCGACGCAGGGCTTGTGCGCTTCATCGGTGTTACCGGCCACGGTCTGCAGGCGCCGGCGCAGCACCGCCGCAGCCTCGAGCGGTTCCCGTTCGACTCGGTGCTCTTTCCCTACAACTACGTTCAGCTGCGCGATCCGAATTACACGCGCGACGTCAAGGCGCTCATGGCGTTGTGCGAGACGCGTGGTGTCGCGATGCAGACCATCAAGGCGATCACGATCGGGCCCTGGCACGCCGAGCGCCCCGCCACACCGACGACCTGGTATGAGCCGCTGCACGACCAGCGCGACATCGATCTCGCGGTGGGCTGGGTCCTCGGCGACCCGCGGGTGTTCCTCAACACCGTCGGCGACGTTGGGCTGCTGCCGCTCGTGCTCGACGCCGCCTCGCGCGGAGGCGGGCGGCCGTCGGATGGCGAGATGGATGAGCTCGCGCGGCGCCGCGAGATGACCCCGTTCTTCGTCGCCTAG